From the genome of Vicia villosa cultivar HV-30 ecotype Madison, WI linkage group LG2, Vvil1.0, whole genome shotgun sequence, one region includes:
- the LOC131653361 gene encoding receptor-like serine/threonine-protein kinase At1g78530 has protein sequence MRKSLVIAFLIAICFIAFIISKIVISILLYKRWKRKHVIYEGYTGGKMVIFRSSILKSLTTEMVLKKTQKLNNKDIIGSGGYGVVYELKLDDSAAFAVKRMNRGTAERDKGFERELQAMADIKHRNVVTLHGYYTAPHYNLLIYELMPNGSLDSLLHGRSTNKVLDWKTRHRIALGSARGISYLHHDCIPHIIHRDIKSSNILLDQNMEARVSDFGLATLMEPNRTHVSTIVAGTFGYLAPEYFDTGRATLKGDVYSFGVVLLELLTGKKPSDEAFMEEGTKLVTWVKAVVQEKKEEVVLDSSLGSCCPMHEVNKVFNIAMMCLEPDPLNRPTMAEVVNLLEKTETAS, from the exons ATGAGGAAATCCTTGGTTATCGCCTTTCTCATAGCCATATGTTTCATTGCTTTTATCATATCCAAGATTGTTATCTCAATCCTCCTctataaaagatggaaaagaaaacatGTCATTTATGAAGGTTATACAG GAGGGAAGATGGTGATATTTAGGTCTTCAATCCTTAAATCTTTAACAACTGAGATGGTGTTAAAGAAGACACAGAAACTGAACAACAAGGACATCATTGGTTCTGGTGGTTACGGTGTAGTTTACGAACTAAAACTAGACGATTCAGCGGCCTTTGCTGTGAAAAGAATGAACCGCGGAACAGCGGAGAGAGATAAAGGATTTGAGAGAGAGTTACAAGCAATGGCAGACATAAAACACCGCAATGTTGTGACTCTTCATGGATATTATACTGCACCACATTACAATCTTCTCATATATGAGTTAATGCCTAATGGAAGTTTGGATTCCCTTTTGCATG GGAGATCGACGAACAAGGTTTTGGATTGGAAAACAAGACACAGAATAGCTTTAGGTTCAGCTAGAGGAATATCATATCTTCACCATGATTGTATCCCTCACATTATCCACAGAGACATCAAGTCAAGTAATATATTGCTAGATCAAAATATGGAAGCTCGAGTTTCGGATTTTGGGTTAGCCACATTGATGGAACCAAACAGAACTCATGTTTCAACGATTGTGGCCGGAACTTTTGGATACTTGGCTCCAG AATATTTTGATACGGGAAGAGCGACACTCAAAGGGGATGTTTACAGTTTTGGAGTTGTGTTATTGGAGCTTTTAACCGGAAAGAAACCTAGTGACGAAGCATTTATGGAAGAGGGAACCAAACTCGTTACATGG GTGAAAGCGGTTGttcaagagaagaaagaagaggtAGTTCTGGATAGTAGCTTAGGTTCATGTTGTCCAATGCATGAGGTCAACAAGGTGTTCAACATTGCAATGATGTGTCTTGAACCAGATCCTCTGAACAGGCCAACCATGGCTGAAGTCGTTAACCTGCTCGAGAAAACCGAAACAGCATCCTGA